A section of the Pseudomonas sp. Q1-7 genome encodes:
- the argH gene encoding argininosuccinate lyase, which yields MSTDKTNQSWGGRFSEPVDAFVARFTASVDFDKRLYRHDIMGSIAHATMLAQVGVLSEAERDAIIDGLKQIQGEIEAGSFDWRVDLEDVHMNIEARLTDRIGVTGKKLHTGRSRNDQVATDIRLWLRDEIDTILGEITRLQQGLLGLAEAEADTIMPGFTHLQTAQPVTFGHHLLAWFEMLSRDHERLVDCRKRVNRMPLGSAALAGTTYPIQREITCQLLGFDAVGGNSLDGVSDRDFAIEFCAAASLAMMHLSRFSEELVLWTSAQFQFIDLPDRFCTGSSIMPQKKNPDVPELVRGKSGRVFGALTGLLTLMKGQPLAYNKDNQEDKEPLFDAADTLRDSLRAFADMVPAIKPKREIMREAARRGFSTATDLADYLVRKGLPFRDCHEIVGHAVKYGVDSGKDLAEMSLDELRRFSDQIDDDVFAVLTLEGSVNARDHIGGTAPNQVRAAVQRGKDLLAAR from the coding sequence ATGAGCACCGACAAGACCAACCAGTCCTGGGGCGGCCGCTTCAGCGAGCCCGTCGACGCCTTCGTCGCCCGCTTCACCGCGTCCGTAGACTTCGACAAGCGTCTGTACCGCCACGACATCATGGGTTCCATCGCCCATGCCACCATGCTGGCACAGGTCGGTGTCCTCAGCGAGGCGGAGCGCGATGCCATCATCGACGGCCTGAAGCAGATCCAGGGCGAGATCGAGGCCGGCAGCTTCGACTGGCGCGTGGACCTGGAAGACGTGCACATGAACATCGAGGCGCGCCTGACCGACCGCATCGGCGTCACCGGGAAGAAACTGCACACCGGCCGCAGCCGCAACGACCAGGTGGCCACCGACATCCGCCTGTGGCTGCGCGACGAAATCGACACCATCCTCGGCGAAATCACCCGCCTGCAGCAGGGTCTGCTCGGCCTCGCCGAAGCGGAAGCCGACACCATCATGCCCGGCTTCACCCACCTGCAGACCGCCCAGCCGGTGACCTTCGGCCACCACCTGCTGGCCTGGTTCGAAATGCTCAGCCGTGACCATGAGCGCCTGGTGGACTGCCGCAAGCGGGTCAACCGCATGCCGCTGGGTTCGGCCGCCCTGGCCGGCACCACCTACCCGATCCAGCGCGAGATCACCTGCCAGTTGCTGGGCTTCGACGCCGTCGGCGGCAACTCCCTGGATGGCGTGTCCGACCGCGACTTCGCCATCGAATTCTGCGCTGCCGCGTCCCTGGCGATGATGCACCTGTCGCGCTTCTCCGAAGAGCTGGTGCTCTGGACCAGCGCACAGTTCCAGTTCATCGACCTGCCCGACCGCTTCTGCACCGGCTCCTCGATCATGCCGCAGAAGAAGAACCCCGACGTGCCCGAGCTGGTGCGCGGCAAGTCCGGCCGGGTGTTCGGCGCCCTCACTGGCCTGCTGACCCTGATGAAGGGCCAGCCGCTGGCCTACAACAAGGACAACCAGGAAGACAAGGAGCCGCTGTTCGACGCCGCCGACACCCTGCGCGACAGCCTGCGCGCCTTCGCCGACATGGTTCCGGCGATCAAGCCCAAGCGCGAGATCATGCGCGAGGCCGCCCGCCGCGGATTCTCCACCGCCACCGACCTGGCCGACTATCTGGTGCGCAAGGGCCTGCCTTTCCGCGACTGCCACGAGATCGTCGGCCACGCGGTGAAGTACGGCGTCGATAGCGGCAAGGACCTGGCCGAGATGAGCCTCGACGAGCTGCGCCGGTTCAGCGACCAGATCGATGACGACGTCTTCGCCGTGCTGACCCTGGAAGGCTCGGTCAACGCCCGCGACCACATCGGCGGCACCGCACCGAACCAGGTGCGCGCCGCCGTCCAGCGCGGCAAGGACCTGCTCGCCGCTCGCTGA
- a CDS encoding adenylate kinase — protein MDWQHDWPGTPGQRISIVGCSGAGKTTLARQLAHLLDRPHIELDALFHQRDWQPLPRTEFRSRVVDALAGECWIVEGSYGAVRPQVLARADTQIWLDPPRAEVMRNLVLRSFGRVVLRRRLWNGNRERLRNLLSLDPERSIILWGWTRFATYRERFRVEHENPELAGILRIRLGSRREIRAFLDELRKQAAIGHGTLPPSQPEDTP, from the coding sequence ATGGACTGGCAGCATGACTGGCCGGGTACGCCCGGCCAGCGCATTTCCATCGTCGGCTGCTCCGGCGCCGGCAAGACCACCCTCGCACGGCAATTGGCCCACCTGCTCGACCGGCCCCACATCGAGCTCGACGCCCTCTTCCACCAGCGCGACTGGCAACCACTGCCCAGGACTGAGTTCCGCAGCCGTGTCGTCGACGCCCTGGCCGGCGAGTGCTGGATTGTGGAAGGCAGCTACGGCGCCGTGCGTCCGCAGGTGCTCGCCCGCGCCGACACCCAGATCTGGCTCGATCCGCCACGCGCCGAAGTGATGCGTAACCTGGTGCTGCGCAGCTTCGGCCGCGTGGTGCTGCGCCGGCGTCTGTGGAACGGCAACCGCGAGCGGCTCCGCAATCTCCTCAGCCTGGACCCCGAGCGCTCCATCATCCTCTGGGGCTGGACCCGTTTCGCCACCTACCGCGAACGCTTCCGCGTGGAGCACGAGAATCCGGAACTGGCGGGCATCCTCCGCATACGCCTGGGTTCGCGCCGGGAAATCCGCGCCTTCCTGGACGAACTGCGGAAGCAGGCCGCCATCGGGCATGGCACACTCCCGCCATCGCAACCGGAAGACACCCCATGA
- a CDS encoding TIGR02647 family protein codes for MVFTPELIAEFELLALFNLDNTQEGIKVHNSANPRSQAAVMRLHEKGLITQPDGGYLTSLGLDAAEHVQALRTILLPQHA; via the coding sequence ATGGTCTTCACCCCCGAACTCATCGCCGAATTCGAACTGCTGGCCCTGTTCAACCTGGACAACACCCAGGAAGGCATCAAGGTGCACAACTCCGCCAACCCCAGATCCCAGGCCGCCGTCATGCGACTGCACGAGAAAGGCCTGATCACCCAGCCCGATGGCGGCTACCTGACCAGCCTCGGCCTGGATGCCGCCGAACACGTCCAGGCCTTGCGCACCATCCTCCTGCCCCAGCACGCCTGA
- a CDS encoding class I adenylate cyclase, giving the protein MTRTQEIRPDIDDGIDRKVLAQLRARFLKVNDGRLSRAMQVLSTRQQLVLKLLPLLFHVNHPLLPGYVSGTTPAGVAAYEPDDELLAEAQRLTRSFSYKPRRGPQPAPIHGLFLMGSLGTIAQAEQSDMDIWVCHAPELDAAAIAELQRKCTALEAWADSQGAEAHFFLIDPARFTQGDRETRLTSDDCGTTQHYLLLDEFYRTAIWLAGRTPLWWLVPVYEEARYADYTCTLLSKRFIRAEEVLDLGHLAHIPPGEFIGASMWQLYKGIESPYKSVLKLLLTEVYASEHPQVSCLSLRFKEAVYANRLDLDELDPYMVVYRRLEEYLRGRNETERLELIRRCLYLKVNKKLSRPPRNRSKSWQRLLLERLTAEWHWPQRQLTMLDSRSQWKVRQVLAERRALVNELTYSYRFLAQFARSEQASGTLSSRDLGVLGRRLYAAFERKAGKVEFINPGIAPDLAEDTLTLVQHPSPDSVDETQWALFSGSLNALEWQDFAPLKRSRELLPLLAWCHRNGVIDAGTRLSLHPGSSDLTEFELSNLLASLQQAFPQPQGQVDENALLRAGVAAEVLLLVNVGIDPLKQHSQKNVHLTSERTDALGYSGVRENLVVTIDQVTLNSWNEMLVSRYEGPDALLACLRDYLNALPAAGARPGLRVRCFCRNRAQAIGQRVDELFGDAQEMLGTAGVPRFLLQVQQRFHVLQLEPGQVSHASLADLPALVEHLGRDLPGYSPLQLDRRALEDQDLAAILPLGRPNCIQVFYRQEGDSAEINLLDEHNALWRQHLPFHDEQSLLTPLHRFLQSLLYRRNALLPLDSPQTVPLSEIIYYEVTGQGRRLERRAAPSAAVSHPFYDVQAIVEPAEHGMVRVTLYCNHREFSELEYGAGLFNAVAKHILAQRREPERYPCYITDLDLSRIPGKGQAQTVHYLRYKVELEERLNRALRAG; this is encoded by the coding sequence ATGACGCGCACCCAGGAAATCCGCCCGGACATCGACGACGGCATCGACCGCAAGGTCCTTGCGCAACTGCGCGCGCGCTTCCTCAAGGTCAACGACGGCCGCCTGAGTCGCGCCATGCAGGTACTGTCCACGCGCCAGCAACTGGTCCTGAAGCTCCTGCCGCTGCTGTTCCACGTCAACCACCCGCTGTTGCCCGGCTATGTCTCCGGCACCACGCCGGCGGGGGTCGCCGCCTACGAACCGGATGACGAACTGCTGGCCGAAGCCCAGCGCCTGACCCGTTCCTTTTCCTACAAACCACGCCGTGGTCCACAGCCGGCGCCCATCCACGGCCTGTTCCTGATGGGCAGCCTGGGCACCATCGCCCAGGCCGAGCAGAGCGACATGGACATCTGGGTCTGCCATGCGCCGGAGCTTGATGCCGCCGCCATTGCCGAACTGCAGCGCAAATGCACGGCCCTGGAAGCCTGGGCGGACAGCCAGGGCGCCGAAGCGCACTTCTTCCTCATCGACCCGGCGCGCTTCACCCAGGGCGACCGCGAAACCCGTCTGACCTCCGACGACTGCGGCACCACCCAGCACTATCTGCTGCTGGACGAGTTCTACCGCACCGCCATCTGGCTCGCCGGGCGCACCCCGCTCTGGTGGCTGGTGCCGGTGTACGAGGAAGCGCGTTACGCCGACTACACCTGCACCCTGCTGTCCAAGCGTTTCATCCGCGCCGAGGAGGTGCTCGACCTCGGCCACCTGGCGCACATCCCGCCCGGCGAATTCATCGGCGCCAGCATGTGGCAGCTCTACAAGGGCATCGAGTCGCCGTACAAATCCGTGCTCAAGCTGCTCCTGACCGAGGTCTACGCCAGCGAACACCCACAGGTGTCCTGCCTGTCCCTGCGCTTCAAGGAGGCGGTCTACGCCAACCGCCTGGACCTGGACGAACTGGACCCGTACATGGTCGTCTACCGCCGCCTGGAGGAATACCTGCGCGGGCGCAACGAGACGGAGCGGCTGGAACTGATCCGTCGCTGCCTCTACCTGAAGGTGAACAAGAAACTCAGCCGGCCACCGCGCAACCGCAGCAAGAGCTGGCAGCGCCTGCTGCTGGAGCGCCTGACCGCCGAGTGGCACTGGCCGCAGCGCCAACTGACGATGCTCGACAGCCGCAGCCAGTGGAAGGTGCGCCAGGTGCTGGCCGAGCGCCGCGCGCTGGTCAACGAGCTGACTTACAGCTACCGCTTCCTGGCCCAGTTCGCTCGTAGCGAGCAGGCCAGCGGCACGCTCAGCAGCCGCGACCTGGGCGTCCTCGGCCGACGCCTCTATGCCGCCTTCGAACGCAAGGCGGGCAAGGTGGAGTTCATCAACCCGGGTATTGCCCCGGACCTTGCCGAGGACACGCTCACCCTGGTGCAGCACCCCAGCCCGGACAGCGTGGACGAGACTCAATGGGCGCTGTTTTCCGGCAGCCTGAATGCCCTGGAATGGCAGGACTTCGCACCGCTGAAGCGCAGCCGCGAACTGCTTCCCCTGCTCGCCTGGTGCCACCGCAACGGCGTGATCGACGCCGGGACCCGCCTGTCCCTGCATCCGGGCAGCAGCGACCTGACCGAATTCGAGCTGTCCAATCTGCTGGCCAGTCTGCAGCAGGCCTTCCCCCAGCCCCAGGGCCAGGTGGATGAGAACGCCCTGCTGAGGGCCGGCGTGGCGGCTGAAGTGCTGTTGCTGGTGAACGTCGGGATCGATCCACTGAAGCAGCACAGCCAGAAGAACGTCCACCTGACCAGCGAACGCACCGACGCCCTGGGCTATTCCGGGGTGCGCGAAAACCTGGTGGTGACCATCGATCAGGTGACCCTCAACAGCTGGAACGAAATGCTGGTCAGCCGCTACGAAGGGCCCGACGCCCTGCTCGCCTGCCTGCGCGATTACCTCAACGCCCTGCCCGCCGCAGGTGCCCGGCCCGGCCTGCGGGTCCGCTGCTTCTGCCGCAATCGTGCCCAGGCGATCGGCCAGCGGGTGGACGAGTTGTTCGGCGACGCCCAGGAGATGCTCGGAACGGCCGGCGTACCGCGCTTCCTGCTGCAAGTGCAGCAGCGCTTCCACGTGCTGCAACTGGAACCGGGACAGGTCAGCCATGCCAGCCTGGCGGACCTGCCGGCGCTAGTGGAACACCTGGGGCGCGACCTGCCGGGCTACAGCCCGTTGCAACTGGACCGACGCGCCCTGGAGGACCAGGACCTGGCGGCTATCCTGCCGCTGGGCCGACCGAACTGCATTCAGGTGTTCTATCGCCAGGAGGGCGACAGCGCCGAAATCAACCTGCTGGACGAACACAACGCGCTCTGGCGCCAGCACCTGCCCTTCCACGACGAACAGAGCCTGTTGACGCCACTGCACCGCTTCCTGCAGTCGCTGCTCTATCGGCGCAATGCCCTGCTGCCGCTGGACAGTCCGCAAACCGTACCGCTGTCGGAAATCATCTATTACGAGGTGACGGGCCAGGGCCGCCGACTGGAACGCCGCGCGGCACCTTCGGCGGCCGTCAGCCACCCCTTCTATGACGTGCAGGCGATTGTCGAACCGGCCGAACACGGCATGGTCCGCGTGACCCTGTACTGCAACCACCGGGAGTTTTCCGAACTGGAATACGGCGCCGGCCTGTTCAACGCGGTGGCGAAGCATATCCTCGCCCAGCGCCGCGAGCCGGAACGCTACCCCTGCTACATCACCGACCTCGACCTGTCGCGGATACCCGGCAAGGGGCAGGCGCAGACCGTGCACTACCTGCGCTACAAGGTCGAACTGGAAGAAAGGTTGAACCGGGCGCTGCGCGCAGGTTGA
- the rnk gene encoding nucleoside diphosphate kinase regulator, whose product MNTHPPITITRLDLQRLERLLDSLEEFGPAAEALERELARAQVVGHDEVPPGVVTMNSRVHCREESSGKDYHLTLVYPEDVGGEGRVSILAPVGSALLGLSVGQHIDWPVPGGKTLQLTLLDVEYQPEAAGEYAR is encoded by the coding sequence ATGAACACCCACCCGCCCATCACCATTACCCGTCTCGACCTGCAACGCCTGGAGCGCCTGCTCGATAGCCTGGAGGAATTCGGCCCCGCCGCCGAGGCGCTGGAGCGCGAGTTGGCTCGCGCCCAGGTGGTGGGCCATGATGAGGTACCGCCGGGCGTCGTCACCATGAACTCGCGCGTCCATTGCCGCGAAGAGAGCAGCGGCAAGGATTATCACCTGACCCTGGTCTACCCGGAGGATGTGGGTGGCGAAGGGCGGGTCTCCATCCTCGCGCCGGTGGGCAGTGCGCTGCTCGGCCTGTCCGTCGGTCAGCACATCGACTGGCCGGTGCCTGGCGGCAAGACCCTCCAACTGACCCTGCTGGATGTCGAATACCAGCCCGAGGCGGCTGGCGAATACGCCCGCTGA
- a CDS encoding DUF1289 domain-containing protein: protein MSSTNSDRAPAARHPSPCVRRCCLDDADVCVGCGRTLAEICEWNQASDLRRREICAAALQRRRLPPG from the coding sequence TTGAGTTCGACGAACTCTGACCGTGCGCCTGCGGCCCGCCACCCGTCGCCCTGCGTCCGACGCTGCTGTCTGGACGATGCCGACGTCTGTGTAGGCTGCGGCCGCACCCTGGCGGAAATCTGCGAGTGGAACCAGGCCAGCGACCTGCGCCGCCGTGAAATCTGCGCCGCCGCCCTGCAGCGGAGGCGGCTTCCACCGGGCTGA
- the cyaY gene encoding iron donor protein CyaY: MSLSEARFHDLVDEVQERVEDVFDDSDLDLDLENSGGVLTVRFENGSQVILSRQEPLRQLWVAARSGGFHFDYDEASGRWICDSSEEPLGELLNRVTREQAGEDIEFDEL, from the coding sequence ATGAGTTTGAGCGAAGCCCGATTCCACGATCTGGTCGATGAGGTCCAGGAACGCGTGGAAGACGTATTCGATGACAGCGACCTGGACCTGGATCTGGAAAACAGTGGCGGCGTGCTAACCGTGCGCTTCGAGAACGGCAGCCAGGTGATCCTCAGCCGCCAGGAACCGCTGCGCCAGCTCTGGGTGGCGGCGCGCTCGGGGGGCTTCCACTTCGACTATGACGAAGCCAGCGGCCGCTGGATCTGCGACAGCAGCGAGGAGCCCCTGGGCGAGTTGCTCAATCGGGTGACCCGCGAGCAGGCGGGTGAAGACATTGAGTTCGACGAACTCTGA
- a CDS encoding AraC family transcriptional regulator, with translation MDNAASLAGSVSVAYLQGLLERVEPFGVTPAELLGLVQLTPAILAQRDQRVAASAYLDLLGHAARLSGDPHLGLHLGEAVRPGHYGVLGFLLMSCATLADALHRQARYAALVGNLGQVELADEPCREGLEPQVAHSWESRFPQQRAVLAEETLSGWVTFGRWITGLDIPPTEVRFQHPAPADTSEHQRIFRCPVLFSQADNALVFPRRLLATPLGQADAEVRRLFDDYAERLLGELRQGHSVLDRTRELLAAQLSADGPDLERLADALALSPRTLQRRLREAGLSFSRLVDETRQQLVLHHLRDPNLDLADIAFLVGFSEPGSLGRAFRRWTGQSLGEYRRPSPPYALR, from the coding sequence ATGGACAATGCCGCATCCCTTGCCGGCTCGGTCTCGGTTGCCTATCTGCAGGGGCTGCTCGAGCGGGTCGAGCCATTTGGCGTGACCCCGGCCGAGCTGCTCGGCCTTGTCCAGCTGACACCCGCGATCCTTGCCCAGCGCGACCAGCGCGTGGCCGCCAGCGCTTATCTGGATTTGCTCGGCCATGCCGCGCGGCTGTCCGGCGACCCGCACCTCGGGCTGCACCTGGGCGAGGCGGTGCGTCCCGGCCACTACGGGGTGCTGGGTTTTCTGCTGATGAGCTGCGCCACCCTGGCCGACGCGCTGCACCGCCAGGCGCGCTACGCGGCGCTGGTGGGTAACCTGGGCCAGGTCGAACTGGCCGATGAGCCGTGCCGGGAGGGACTGGAGCCACAGGTGGCGCACAGCTGGGAATCCCGCTTTCCACAACAGCGCGCGGTGCTGGCGGAGGAGACGCTGTCGGGATGGGTGACTTTCGGTCGCTGGATCACGGGACTGGACATCCCGCCCACCGAGGTGCGTTTCCAGCATCCGGCACCGGCCGACACCTCCGAACACCAGCGGATATTCCGCTGCCCTGTGCTGTTCAGCCAGGCGGACAACGCCCTGGTTTTCCCCAGGCGCCTGTTGGCAACGCCGCTCGGCCAGGCCGATGCGGAGGTGCGCCGATTGTTCGATGACTATGCCGAGCGCCTGCTCGGCGAGCTGCGCCAGGGCCACAGCGTGCTGGACCGTACCCGTGAACTGCTGGCCGCCCAGCTGTCCGCCGACGGGCCGGACCTGGAGCGCCTGGCCGACGCCCTGGCGTTGAGTCCGCGTACCCTGCAACGCCGCTTGCGCGAGGCCGGGTTATCCTTCAGCCGGTTGGTGGATGAGACGCGCCAGCAACTGGTGCTGCACCATCTGCGCGACCCCAACCTGGATCTGGCCGACATCGCCTTTCTGGTCGGCTTCAGCGAGCCCGGTTCCCTGGGCCGTGCTTTCCGCCGCTGGACCGGACAGAGCCTCGGCGAGTACCGTCGCCCTTCACCCCCCTATGCCCTGAGGTAA
- the lptM gene encoding LPS translocon maturation chaperone LptM — MKRLHAPFVALLAVACLLAGCGQKGPLYLPDDEKAAKEHQKDVYIR; from the coding sequence ATGAAGCGACTCCACGCCCCCTTCGTCGCCCTGCTCGCTGTCGCCTGCCTGCTGGCCGGCTGTGGCCAGAAAGGCCCGCTCTACCTGCCTGACGACGAAAAAGCAGCGAAAGAACACCAGAAAGACGTGTACATTCGCTGA
- the lysA gene encoding diaminopimelate decarboxylase, translating into MDAFTYRDGELFAEGVALSNIAARFGTPTYVYSREAIEAGYKAYADALTGTPGMVCYAVKANSNLGVLNLLARLGAGFDIVSSGELERVLAAGGDPSRIVFSGVGKSRDDMRRALEAGVHCFNVESRNELERLQNVAAAMEVKAPVSLRVNPDVDAGTHPYIATGLKENKFGIAIDEAEAVYAQAASLPNLDVIGVDCHIGSQLTSLEPFLDALDRLLALIDRLAERGIAIRHLDLGGGLGVRYRDEQPPQPGDYIQAVRQRLQGRNLELLFEPGRSIVANAGVLLTQVEYLKHTEHKDFAVIDAAMNDLIRPALYEAWMDVVPVAPHAGIERTYDLVGPICETGDFLARERNLALAEGDLLAIRSAGAYGFVMSSNYNTRGRAAEVLVDGEQAFEVRRRETIEDLYAGESLLPQ; encoded by the coding sequence ATGGACGCTTTCACGTACCGCGACGGAGAGCTGTTCGCGGAGGGCGTAGCGTTGTCCAATATCGCCGCCCGTTTCGGCACACCCACCTACGTCTATTCCCGTGAAGCCATCGAGGCCGGCTACAAGGCCTATGCCGATGCCCTGACCGGTACGCCGGGCATGGTCTGCTATGCGGTCAAGGCCAACTCCAACCTGGGGGTGCTGAACCTGCTGGCGCGCCTCGGTGCGGGCTTCGACATCGTTTCCAGCGGCGAGCTGGAACGCGTGCTGGCCGCCGGCGGCGACCCGTCGCGTATCGTTTTCTCCGGCGTCGGCAAAAGCCGCGACGACATGCGCCGCGCCCTGGAAGCCGGCGTGCACTGCTTCAACGTCGAGTCGCGCAACGAGCTGGAGCGCCTGCAGAACGTGGCGGCGGCCATGGAGGTGAAGGCCCCGGTGTCCCTGCGGGTCAACCCGGACGTGGATGCCGGCACCCATCCGTACATCGCCACCGGGCTGAAGGAAAACAAGTTCGGCATTGCCATCGACGAAGCCGAGGCCGTGTATGCCCAGGCCGCCAGCCTGCCGAACCTCGACGTGATCGGCGTCGATTGCCATATCGGTTCCCAGCTCACCAGCCTGGAACCCTTCCTCGACGCACTCGACCGCCTGCTGGCCCTGATCGACCGCCTTGCCGAGCGCGGCATCGCCATTCGCCACCTCGACCTCGGCGGCGGCCTTGGCGTGCGCTATCGCGACGAGCAGCCGCCGCAACCCGGTGACTACATCCAGGCCGTTCGCCAGCGCCTCCAGGGCCGCAACCTGGAACTGCTGTTCGAGCCAGGCCGCTCCATAGTCGCCAACGCCGGTGTCCTGCTGACCCAGGTGGAATACCTCAAGCACACTGAACACAAGGATTTCGCCGTGATCGACGCGGCCATGAACGACCTGATCCGTCCGGCCCTGTACGAGGCCTGGATGGACGTGGTGCCGGTAGCGCCCCACGCTGGCATCGAGCGGACCTACGACCTGGTCGGCCCAATCTGCGAAACCGGTGACTTCCTCGCCCGCGAGCGCAATCTGGCGCTGGCCGAGGGCGATCTGCTGGCAATCCGCTCCGCCGGCGCCTACGGTTTTGTAATGAGTTCGAACTACAACACCCGTGGCCGCGCCGCCGAAGTGCTGGTGGATGGCGAGCAGGCTTTCGAAGTCCGTCGCCGCGAAACCATCGAAGACCTTTATGCCGGCGAAAGCCTGCTGCCGCAGTGA
- the dapF gene encoding diaminopimelate epimerase, with amino-acid sequence MLLRFTKMHGLGNDFMVLDLVSQHAHIQPKHAKQWGDRNTGIGFDQLLIVEAPTNPDVDFRYRIFNSDGSEVEQCGNGARCFARFVIDKRLTVKKRIRVETKGGIIELDVRPDGQVTVDMGPPRLDPQQVPFIADTEALSYPVEVDGQSVELAAVSMGNPHAVLRVDDVASAPVRSLGPILEHHPRFPQRVNVGFLQVIDRKHAKLRVWERGAGETLACGTGACAAAVAAIRQGWMDSPVLIDLPGGRLSIEWAGPGQPVMMTGPAVRVFEGQVRL; translated from the coding sequence ATGCTATTGCGCTTCACCAAGATGCACGGCCTCGGCAACGATTTCATGGTCCTCGACCTGGTCAGCCAGCACGCCCATATCCAACCCAAGCACGCCAAGCAGTGGGGCGACCGCAACACGGGCATCGGTTTCGACCAGTTGCTGATCGTCGAGGCACCGACCAATCCGGATGTCGACTTCCGCTACCGCATCTTCAATTCCGACGGCTCGGAAGTGGAACAATGCGGCAACGGTGCACGCTGCTTCGCCCGTTTCGTCATCGACAAGCGCCTGACGGTGAAAAAGCGCATCCGCGTGGAAACCAAGGGCGGCATCATCGAGCTGGATGTCCGGCCCGACGGCCAGGTCACCGTGGACATGGGTCCGCCGCGCCTGGACCCGCAGCAGGTGCCCTTCATCGCCGACACCGAAGCGCTGAGCTACCCGGTCGAGGTCGATGGCCAGAGCGTCGAACTGGCCGCCGTCTCGATGGGCAACCCCCATGCGGTGCTGCGCGTCGATGACGTCGCCAGCGCACCGGTACGCAGCCTGGGCCCGATACTGGAACACCATCCGCGCTTCCCGCAGCGGGTGAACGTCGGCTTCCTGCAGGTGATCGACCGCAAGCACGCGAAGCTGCGCGTCTGGGAACGTGGCGCCGGGGAAACCCTGGCCTGCGGTACCGGAGCCTGTGCCGCCGCGGTGGCCGCCATCCGCCAGGGCTGGATGGACTCGCCGGTACTGATCGACCTGCCGGGTGGCCGGCTCTCCATCGAGTGGGCCGGTCCGGGGCAACCCGTGATGATGACCGGACCCGCCGTCCGCGTATTCGAAGGACAGGTTCGCCTATGA
- a CDS encoding DUF484 family protein produces MTDQHQDQPQHLDAETVAAYLRLHPEFFVQHEELIPELRIPHQPGEAVSLVERQVKLLRERNIEMRHRLSQLMDVARENDRLFDKTRRLVLDLLDAASLEEVVGTVEDSLRHEFQVPFVSLILFSDSTLPVGRSVSAAEAHQSIGGLLVGGKTICGVLRSHELEFLFGTEERDQVGSAAVVSLTHQGLHGVLAIGSPDPQHYKSSLGTLFLGYVAEVLARVLPRFATPLRSVR; encoded by the coding sequence ATGACCGACCAGCACCAGGACCAGCCGCAGCACCTCGACGCCGAGACGGTGGCCGCCTACCTGCGGCTCCATCCGGAGTTCTTCGTCCAGCACGAGGAGCTGATACCCGAACTGCGCATCCCCCACCAGCCCGGCGAAGCGGTGTCGCTGGTGGAGCGCCAGGTGAAACTGCTGCGCGAGCGCAACATCGAGATGCGCCATCGCCTGTCGCAGCTGATGGACGTCGCGCGGGAAAACGACCGGCTGTTCGACAAGACCCGGCGCCTGGTGCTCGACCTGCTCGACGCCGCCAGCCTGGAAGAAGTGGTGGGCACGGTGGAAGACAGCCTGCGTCACGAGTTCCAGGTACCCTTCGTCAGCCTCATCCTGTTCAGCGACAGCACCCTGCCGGTGGGCCGCAGCGTCAGCGCGGCCGAGGCGCACCAGAGCATCGGTGGCCTGCTGGTCGGCGGCAAGACCATCTGCGGCGTACTGCGCAGCCACGAGCTGGAGTTCCTGTTCGGCACCGAAGAGCGCGACCAGGTCGGCTCCGCGGCCGTGGTCAGCCTGACCCATCAGGGCCTGCACGGCGTGCTCGCCATCGGCAGCCCGGACCCGCAGCACTACAAGAGCTCCCTCGGCACCCTGTTCCTCGGGTATGTCGCTGAAGTCCTGGCCCGGGTGCTGCCGCGCTTCGCCACCCCCCTGCGCTCGGTGAGATAG